A genomic window from Candidatus Omnitrophota bacterium includes:
- a CDS encoding Rrf2 family transcriptional regulator — protein MKLITRDTDYALRAVCFIEKNSNKLVTVPELVQAIRIPRPFLRKILQTLTKKRILKSYKGAGGGFELALPPNKISLIALIKIFQGSLKLNECFLRKKACPNQKTCALKKKIDKIEGLVVRELSSITIGSLLKGE, from the coding sequence ATGAAATTAATTACCCGCGACACGGATTATGCTTTAAGGGCAGTTTGTTTTATCGAAAAAAATAGCAATAAACTAGTTACGGTCCCTGAGTTAGTTCAGGCCATCAGGATCCCAAGGCCATTTTTACGGAAGATACTTCAAACCTTGACAAAGAAAAGAATTCTTAAATCCTATAAGGGAGCTGGAGGGGGGTTTGAATTGGCATTGCCACCAAATAAAATATCTTTAATCGCCTTGATTAAGATTTTTCAAGGTTCTTTAAAATTAAATGAGTGTTTCTTAAGAAAGAAAGCATGCCCTAATCAGAAGACTTGTGCTTTAAAGAAAAAGATTGATAAAATTGAAGGTTTGGTTGTTAGAGAGTTAAGTTCAATTACCATAGGCAGTTTGCTTAAGGGAGAGTAA
- a CDS encoding phosphohydrolase has product MINKCPGQDDRNIKSESIKCPDCGYEIEIFSDEIKVRCPKCKHMACRVRLPACIDWCKHAKKCIGEEKWKELRGG; this is encoded by the coding sequence ATGATTAATAAATGCCCGGGGCAGGATGATAGGAATATTAAGTCAGAATCTATTAAATGTCCAGATTGTGGATATGAAATTGAGATATTTTCTGATGAAATAAAGGTAAGGTGTCCCAAATGTAAGCATATGGCTTGCCGGGTAAGGCTGCCGGCTTGCATTGATTGGTGTAAGCACGCAAAAAAATGTATCGGCGAAGAAAAATGGAAGGAGTTAAGAGGAGGGTAG
- the hcp gene encoding hydroxylamine reductase: MFCYQCEQTAGGSGCTKIGVCGKNEDIQSLQDLLLFGLKGIAAYAFHARELGAKDEEVDAFMHEALFKTVTNVDFDINDYLEIVLKCGAMNLRVMELLDKAHTQRFGNPVPTEVETGTKAGPGILITGHDLLDLYELLKQTEGTGINIYTHSEMLPAHGYPALKKFKHLAGNYGGAWQEQKKEFSQFSGALLATTNCVLIPPENTYLDRLFTVGITGISGAAHIKNRDFTPLINKAKSLPFLPEAPGKKIMTGFHHTAILGLAEKIISLVKSGKIKRFFLIGGCDGAKPGRNYYTEFAEKVPKDCIILTLACGKYRFNKLDFGEIEGIPRLIDIGQCNNAYSAIQVAVSLAKAFNCSVNELPLSIILSWFEQKAVAILLTLLYLDIKGIRIGPMAPAFLSPNVLKVVQDKYGLKLITSPDNDLAQILKK, from the coding sequence ATGTTTTGTTATCAATGCGAACAAACTGCAGGTGGCAGCGGATGCACTAAGATAGGGGTTTGCGGAAAGAACGAAGATATCCAAAGCCTCCAAGATTTACTCTTGTTTGGTTTAAAAGGGATAGCAGCCTATGCATTCCATGCGCGCGAATTAGGAGCAAAAGATGAAGAAGTAGATGCATTTATGCATGAAGCGTTGTTTAAGACTGTTACCAATGTTGACTTTGATATCAATGATTATCTGGAAATTGTTTTAAAATGCGGAGCGATGAATTTAAGGGTGATGGAATTGCTTGATAAAGCGCATACCCAAAGGTTTGGAAATCCGGTTCCAACTGAAGTTGAGACCGGAACAAAGGCTGGCCCGGGCATACTTATCACAGGCCATGATTTGTTAGACCTTTATGAATTGCTTAAACAAACAGAAGGCACAGGAATAAATATCTATACCCACAGCGAGATGCTTCCCGCGCACGGTTATCCTGCCTTAAAGAAATTCAAACATTTAGCCGGTAATTATGGAGGCGCTTGGCAGGAACAAAAGAAAGAGTTTAGCCAATTTAGCGGGGCACTCCTAGCTACTACTAATTGTGTTTTGATTCCTCCGGAAAATACTTATCTTGATCGCTTGTTTACAGTGGGAATTACTGGTATCTCCGGAGCAGCTCACATTAAGAATCGTGATTTTACTCCGCTTATAAATAAAGCAAAATCGTTACCTTTTTTGCCCGAAGCACCTGGTAAGAAGATCATGACTGGTTTTCATCACACTGCAATTTTGGGGTTAGCGGAGAAAATTATCAGTTTAGTTAAATCCGGAAAGATTAAAAGATTTTTTCTTATCGGTGGTTGCGATGGAGCAAAGCCGGGCCGTAATTATTACACTGAGTTTGCAGAAAAAGTGCCGAAAGACTGTATTATTTTAACGCTTGCCTGTGGAAAATACCGGTTTAACAAGCTAGACTTTGGTGAAATCGAAGGGATCCCTCGCTTAATCGATATCGGCCAGTGCAATAATGCGTATTCTGCGATTCAGGTTGCTGTCAGTTTGGCTAAGGCATTCAATTGTTCGGTTAATGAGCTTCCGCTTTCAATAATTCTATCTTGGTTTGAACAGAAGGCAGTTGCAATTTTATTAACATTGTTATATCTTGATATTAAAGGAATACGTATTGGCCCAATGGCTCCGGCATTTTTATCGCCAAATGTATTAAAAGTTGTTCAAGATAAGTATGGTTTAAAATTAATTACTTCGCCAGATAATGACCTTGCTCAGATTTTGAAGAAATGA